GTCGATGAAGACCGCCGTCGACACGTCGGTTCTTCTGGATGTCTTGGCCGCCGATCCGATCTTCGGTGATGATTCACTCCGTGCTCTCAAGTCGGCCTATTCAGCGGGAGCCGTGGTGGCCGGGGAAGTCGTCTGGGCGGAGGTTCGTGCGCAGTTCGAGAGCGATTCCTTGTTCGATGCGGCCATGAAGATGTTGAGCGTCGAGTTCTGGCCGTCCTCCGCGGAGGCGTCGAATCTGGCCGGCGCCCTCTGGCGCCAGCAGAGGCGGCGAAGCAAGGCAAGGCGCGAGCGAGTCGTACCGGACTTCCTGATTGGGGCGCATGCCCTCATCGAAGCGGACGCGTTGCTGACGAGAGACCGAGGCTTTTACCGAGACTACTTCAAGAAGCTGAACGTCATCGAGCCGTAGCGGCGCCTCGGCTGGCCGATGATTCGGGGCGGGACGATGCGCGCGTGTCTGAAAAGCCGGTGGTTGCTTTTGATCGGGTTCGTCAGCATTGTCCCGGGCGCGGGTTGTCGACCGCGACCCGCGCCATCCATGACCAACTCCATCGTGACCTCGCCGCCGTCGGAGACGCCCCCGGGCGCGGCGGATTTTGATCCGGCGCTGCGGGCGCGTCTGGCGGAAGCGCTGGCGGCCCAAGGGCCGGGGTACGTGCCGCGCACGCATCACCTGATCGGCAAGGCGCCCAAGTACACCAACCGGCTGATCCTGGAACACAGCCCGTATCTACTGCAGCACGCCCACAATCCGGTGAACTGGTACGCCTGGGGCGACGAGGCCTTCGCCGAAGCGAAACGGCTCAAGCGGCCGGTGTTCCTGTCCATCGGTTACTCCACCTGCCACTGGTGTCACGTGATGGAGGGTGAATCGTTCGAGGACGAAGAGATCGCCCGCTTCATGAACGAACACTACGTGTGCATCAAGGTCGACCGCGAAGAGCGTCCCGATCTCGACGCCATCTACATGAGCGCGGTGCAGGCGCTGACCGGTTCGGGCGGCTGGCCGATGAGTGTGTGGCTGACGCCCGAGCGCGAGCCGTTCTTCGGCGGCACATATTTCCCGCCCCGCGACGGCGCGCGCGGCGCCCAGCACGGCTTTCTCACCATCCTGCGCGAGCTCGTCAACACCTACGGCCAGGACGCCGCTCGCGTGACCAAGGCGGCGCAGGCCTTGACCCGCGCTGTGCGCGACGAGATGCAAGGGCAGGGCGCCGTCGCCGCCGGCTTGCCCACCGTCGACGCCATCAGCGCCACGGTCGATTATTTCAAGCGCGCCTTCGACGACACCGACGGTGGCGTGCGCCGGGCGCCGAAGTTTCCTTCGAACATTCCCATCCGTTTGCTGCTGCGCCACTACGCCCGCACCGGCGACGCCCAGGCGCTGCACATGGCTACCCTGACCCTTGCGAAGATGGCCGGCGGTGGCCTTTACGATCAGGTGGGCGGCGGCTTTCATCGCTATTCGACCGACGCGCACTGGCTGGTGCCGCACTTTGAAAAGATGCTGTATGACAACGCGCTTCTGGCGGTGGCCTACGCCGAGGCGTTCCAGGTGACGGCGCGCCCGGATTTCGCCCGCGTGCTGCGCGAAACGCTGGACTACGTGCTGCGCGAGATGACCGCGCCCGACGGCGGCTTCTATTCGGCCACCGACGCCGACTCGGAAGGCGAAGAGGGCAAGTTCTTCGTCTGGTCGGAGGGCCAGCTGCGCACGCTGCTGGGCGCCGGCGCCGATCGTTTCATTCGTTACTACGGCGTCACCGCGGCCGGCAACTTCGAAGGCCACAACATCTTGAACGCCGCGCACCCCGACGAGGGCGAGTGGGCGGCGCTGAGGACAGCCCGCCAGCAGCTTTACGACGTGCGCGCCCGGCGCGTGCCGCCGTTGCGCGACGACAAGATCTTGGCGGCGTGGAACGGCCTGATGATCTCCGGCCTGGCGGTGGGCGGGCGCGTACTGAACGACGCGCACTATGTCGCGGCCGCCGAACGGGCGGCGGATTTTGTCCTCACCCACATGCGCAAGGACGGCCGCCTGCTGCGCAGCTGGAAAGACGGCCCCGGCCAGCACCTCGGTTATCTGGACGACTATGCGTTCATGGCAGCCGGCCTGCTGGATCTGTTCGAGGCCGATTTCAACCCGCGCTGGCTGCGCGAGGCGCTGGCGCTGAGCGATGCGGTGGAGACCCAGTTCGCCGACGCCGCCCACGGCGGCTGGTTCATGACCGGCGCCGATCACGAACAGCTGCTGGCGCGCGAGAAGCCCACCTACGACGGCGCCGAGCCGTCGGGAAACGCCGTCGCGCTGTTGAACGTTCTGCGCCTGCACACCTTCACCGCCGACGATCGCTGGCGCCAGATCGGCGAGCGTGCCCTGCGTGGTTTTCACGACGCGCTGACCACCAAGGGCGTGGCCATGACCGAAGCGTTGCTGGCGGTCGATTATGCGGTCAGCGTCCCGCGCGAGATCGCCTTGATCTGGCCGGCCAGCAGCGCGGGCGCCTCACAAGCGCCGCCCGCCTCGGCCGAACCGTTGCTGGCGGTGTTGCGAAAGACCTTCGTTCCCAGCCACGCCCTGGCCGGCGCCGCCGATGGGACGGGCGT
Above is a genomic segment from Polyangia bacterium containing:
- a CDS encoding type II toxin-antitoxin system VapC family toxin, whose protein sequence is MKTAVDTSVLLDVLAADPIFGDDSLRALKSAYSAGAVVAGEVVWAEVRAQFESDSLFDAAMKMLSVEFWPSSAEASNLAGALWRQQRRRSKARRERVVPDFLIGAHALIEADALLTRDRGFYRDYFKKLNVIEP
- a CDS encoding thioredoxin domain-containing protein, with the protein product MTNSIVTSPPSETPPGAADFDPALRARLAEALAAQGPGYVPRTHHLIGKAPKYTNRLILEHSPYLLQHAHNPVNWYAWGDEAFAEAKRLKRPVFLSIGYSTCHWCHVMEGESFEDEEIARFMNEHYVCIKVDREERPDLDAIYMSAVQALTGSGGWPMSVWLTPEREPFFGGTYFPPRDGARGAQHGFLTILRELVNTYGQDAARVTKAAQALTRAVRDEMQGQGAVAAGLPTVDAISATVDYFKRAFDDTDGGVRRAPKFPSNIPIRLLLRHYARTGDAQALHMATLTLAKMAGGGLYDQVGGGFHRYSTDAHWLVPHFEKMLYDNALLAVAYAEAFQVTARPDFARVLRETLDYVLREMTAPDGGFYSATDADSEGEEGKFFVWSEGQLRTLLGAGADRFIRYYGVTAAGNFEGHNILNAAHPDEGEWAALRTARQQLYDVRARRVPPLRDDKILAAWNGLMISGLAVGGRVLNDAHYVAAAERAADFVLTHMRKDGRLLRSWKDGPGQHLGYLDDYAFMAAGLLDLFEADFNPRWLREALALSDAVETQFADAAHGGWFMTGADHEQLLAREKPTYDGAEPSGNAVALLNVLRLHTFTADDRWRQIGERALRGFHDALTTKGVAMTEALLAVDYAVSVPREIALIWPASSAGASQAPPASAEPLLAVLRKTFVPSHALAGAADGTGVAALAPLATFVDGKLALAGQVTAYVCERGQCELPTHDPAVLAAQLTRHRR